The window GTTCGGCCAAGAGCAAGCATTGACATCCGATCGCCGGGCGCCAGCCGCGCCCGGCCCTTCACCCAGCCGAATGCGGATCGATGCTGTAGGGATAGACCGGATAGCCGGGCCCGATCGCGTCTTGCACCCGCCCCATCCAGGCCGTGACCGCCGGGTAATCGGCAAGCGCAAAGCCGCAATCGTCGGCGCGGTGGCTGTAGGCATGGACGGCGATGTCGGCGATGGTGAGCGAACTGCCGACCAGGAACGGCGTGCCGGCCAGGCTGCGCTCCAGGGCGGCCAGCGTGCGGGCGCCAGCCTCACGCTTGCCAGCGATCATCGCCTGGTTGCGCTCCAGCCGCCCGGTCAGTGTCCAATAGCGCAGCGAGCCGATGACCGGCTCGACATGGTACTGCTCGAAGAACAGCCACTGCATGATCTTGGCGCGCGAGAAGCGGTCCGCCGGCTGATAGGGCGAGCCCTCGGCAAGGTAGGTGAGGATCGCGTTGGACTCGGCGATCGCGGCGCCGTCTTCCAGGCCGAGCACGGGGAC is drawn from Mesorhizobium sp. B1-1-8 and contains these coding sequences:
- a CDS encoding glutathione S-transferase family protein codes for the protein MLTLYDYLPSQNAWKVRVLLGLLGIAYKTRIVSIFEGESHTEVFLKLNPAGAVPVLGLEDGAAIAESNAILTYLAEGSPYQPADRFSRAKIMQWLFFEQYHVEPVIGSLRYWTLTGRLERNQAMIAGKREAGARTLAALERSLAGTPFLVGSSLTIADIAVHAYSHRADDCGFALADYPAVTAWMGRVQDAIGPGYPVYPYSIDPHSAG